One window of Botrimarina mediterranea genomic DNA carries:
- a CDS encoding glycoside hydrolase family 2 TIM barrel-domain containing protein: MRIAALFAVCLASAAIAGERRLLDSGWRFHQGDVSGAEGLEFDDRAWRRVDLPHDWSVESSPTKDAMSEGGGGYHIAGVGWYRRELPLEASKLRPQPPSAVIRLEFEGVYRNSEVWFNGRPLGKHAYGYTPFSFDVTDRVRFDRPNVIAVRVDNSGQPNSRWHSGSGIYRHIWLRTSSEVTVPADSLWVRTKELRTESAAVEVAYDIDNATERDLDLLAHVTLRDTSGAIVAETTERMVSAAGERAPQVIGFEVASPQAWSIETPTFYAAQIDLLAVSEHGEQVLIDSVSQRCGLRTISIDPQQGLLLNGERVVLFGGNVHHDHGPLGAASFDDAERRRVRLLKAAGFNAVRTSHNPPSEAFLDACDERGMLVLDEAFDSWRKPKLKHDYSEDFDAHWREDLAAMVLRDRRHASVFAWSIGNEMFERGDAYAVELSKEMAALIRDLDQTRPVTVGVNGLGSRSWSDLDALFAPLDMAGYNYAPEQYALDHERLPGRVMMGTESYADEAFVHWHETTTRPWVVGDFVWTAIDYLGEAGLGRVFPPGQPPKKPWEADMWPWRGAVCGDIDLLGHRKPVSHYRQIVWDRGAKLHAAVEPPHEGDWGLTPWSVEPSEESWTWEVEEGTPLNVVVSSRWPKVRVLLNGKSVGEAVTTEAEEFRATIAVPYEPGELIVVGLKEEGAEAERFSLRTANTPRAIRLTPDRTDAIADRQSLVFIDADVVDDHGVVHPLADRVVRFKVEGPATIQAVGNVDLTNHGVYAGNSFSTYRGRAQVIVRSSGKPGAVKVTAEAEGVPPATIQLEFAPPSAPR; this comes from the coding sequence ATGCGAATCGCTGCCCTCTTCGCCGTCTGCCTCGCCTCCGCTGCGATTGCTGGTGAGCGGCGGCTGCTCGACTCGGGCTGGCGGTTCCATCAAGGGGACGTTTCGGGCGCCGAGGGGCTTGAGTTCGACGACCGCGCTTGGCGCCGTGTTGATCTGCCGCACGACTGGAGCGTTGAGTCTTCTCCTACGAAAGACGCCATGTCCGAGGGCGGCGGCGGTTATCACATCGCCGGCGTCGGCTGGTACCGGCGCGAGCTGCCACTCGAAGCGTCGAAGCTCCGGCCGCAGCCCCCTAGCGCCGTCATCCGCCTTGAGTTCGAGGGCGTCTATCGCAACTCCGAAGTCTGGTTCAACGGCCGGCCGCTCGGCAAGCATGCCTACGGCTATACGCCGTTCTCTTTCGACGTGACCGATCGGGTCCGCTTCGACCGGCCCAACGTGATCGCCGTACGCGTCGATAACTCGGGGCAACCCAACAGCCGTTGGCATAGCGGCTCGGGCATCTACCGGCACATCTGGCTACGGACGAGCAGCGAGGTCACGGTCCCCGCGGATAGCCTGTGGGTCCGCACTAAGGAGCTGAGGACAGAGAGTGCCGCTGTCGAAGTCGCCTACGACATCGACAACGCGACCGAGCGCGATCTCGATCTGCTCGCCCACGTCACGCTGCGCGACACGAGCGGCGCCATCGTTGCCGAGACGACAGAGAGAATGGTTTCGGCCGCTGGCGAGCGGGCGCCGCAGGTGATCGGCTTCGAGGTCGCATCTCCACAAGCGTGGTCTATCGAGACGCCAACGTTCTATGCAGCCCAGATTGATTTGCTCGCTGTGTCAGAGCACGGCGAGCAAGTCTTGATCGATTCGGTCTCACAGCGCTGCGGCCTACGCACAATATCGATCGATCCCCAGCAAGGCTTGTTGCTGAATGGCGAGCGAGTGGTCCTCTTCGGCGGCAACGTCCACCACGACCACGGCCCTCTAGGCGCCGCTTCGTTCGACGATGCCGAGCGCCGCCGGGTGCGGCTGCTGAAGGCGGCGGGCTTCAACGCGGTCCGCACATCGCACAACCCGCCGTCGGAGGCGTTCCTCGACGCGTGCGACGAACGGGGCATGCTCGTTCTCGACGAGGCCTTCGACAGCTGGCGGAAGCCCAAACTCAAACACGACTACAGCGAAGATTTCGACGCCCACTGGCGCGAGGACTTGGCGGCGATGGTTCTGCGAGACCGACGCCACGCTTCGGTCTTCGCTTGGAGTATCGGCAACGAGATGTTCGAGCGCGGCGACGCCTACGCGGTGGAGCTCTCGAAAGAGATGGCGGCGTTAATCCGTGACCTCGACCAGACACGGCCCGTCACGGTCGGCGTCAACGGCCTTGGATCGCGGTCGTGGAGCGATCTCGATGCATTGTTCGCGCCGCTCGACATGGCTGGTTACAACTACGCGCCGGAGCAATACGCCCTCGATCACGAACGGCTGCCGGGGCGTGTCATGATGGGGACGGAGTCTTACGCCGACGAGGCATTCGTCCATTGGCATGAGACCACCACGCGGCCGTGGGTCGTTGGCGACTTCGTCTGGACTGCGATCGATTACCTCGGCGAAGCGGGTCTCGGCCGCGTCTTCCCGCCGGGTCAGCCGCCGAAGAAGCCCTGGGAGGCCGACATGTGGCCGTGGCGAGGCGCCGTATGCGGCGATATCGACCTTCTCGGCCATCGAAAGCCCGTCTCGCACTACCGGCAGATCGTGTGGGACCGCGGCGCCAAACTGCACGCCGCCGTCGAGCCCCCGCACGAAGGCGATTGGGGTCTAACGCCGTGGTCAGTCGAACCGTCGGAAGAATCGTGGACGTGGGAAGTGGAAGAGGGGACGCCTCTCAATGTTGTCGTCTCCTCGCGCTGGCCGAAGGTGCGTGTGCTACTCAATGGGAAGTCCGTCGGCGAAGCCGTGACGACAGAGGCCGAAGAGTTTCGCGCCACGATCGCCGTTCCCTACGAACCCGGCGAGTTAATCGTCGTTGGCTTGAAGGAAGAAGGCGCGGAGGCGGAACGCTTCAGCCTCCGCACCGCTAACACGCCACGAGCGATTAGGCTTACTCCCGACCGCACCGATGCGATCGCCGATCGGCAAAGCCTGGTCTTCATCGACGCCGATGTCGTCGATGACCACGGCGTCGTTCATCCACTGGCGGACCGAGTCGTGCGGTTCAAGGTCGAAGGCCCCGCTACGATTCAAGCGGTCGGCAACGTCGACCTGACCAATCACGGCGTCTACGCCGGCAACTCTTTCTCGACTTACCGCGGCCGCGCGCAGGTGATCGTGCGTAGCAGTGGTAAACCGGGCGCCGTGAAGGTCACCGCCGAGGCCGAGGGCGTACCCCCCGCAACGATCCAACTCGAATTCGCGCCGCCATCGGCGCCCCGCTGA
- a CDS encoding TraR/DksA family transcriptional regulator, producing MKKADMQAFKQNLLVLRARLRGDVKAIADVALNESNNSSMPIHMAELGSENYEQEFALSLMESEEDTLVAIDEALHRIENGEYGKCVGCDSIIPKTRLNAIPYAAMCVRCAEQQEGG from the coding sequence ATGAAGAAGGCTGATATGCAGGCTTTCAAGCAGAATCTGCTCGTTCTGAGAGCCCGCTTGCGTGGAGATGTGAAGGCGATCGCGGACGTGGCGCTCAACGAATCGAACAATTCGTCGATGCCCATCCACATGGCCGAACTTGGCAGCGAGAACTACGAGCAAGAGTTCGCCCTCAGCCTTATGGAGTCCGAAGAGGACACCCTCGTAGCGATCGACGAGGCCCTGCACCGCATCGAGAACGGCGAATACGGAAAGTGCGTTGGGTGCGACAGCATCATCCCCAAGACGCGTCTCAACGCGATCCCTTACGCCGCAATGTGCGTCCGCTGCGCCGAGCAGCAAGAGGGCGGCTGA
- a CDS encoding T9SS C-terminal target domain-containing protein, with protein sequence MKFASLAAVALVACTATLHAAEPLRLDLSATTGRSDAKTFGWQNWEIGSEEEASTTIGTVKVTLRGVGAPLEGFLYKPGLPSGATLVADGVRCQGEAIELIIEGLPAGPHSLAAFHNVTGDEKPAALRLNGPNDTEATATASTNAETNNDGAATYVKFDAAEGEPTKLRLTAEQGSLVLNALEIGAADPAKRAAAPSPANWDGHVDAESGEVMLSWRPVKGAKSYRLYVAHDRDLAEAKSQANVADDSQGELDKAETTVSIAASDSLTNHAWRVDTVMEDGEVIHGDVWTFRVRHLAFPGAEGYGRFARGGRGGRVLHVTNLDDAGPGSLRDAVEAEGPRTIVFDVSGRIVLKSRLIMRNDELTIAGQTAPGDGVCLSDYNLGGLGCEDLIVRYMRVRPGDPSGKTLDGMGLASCDHAIVDHCSISWTQDESFSSRGAKNITLQRTLISEALNIAGHKKYEKGKSHGFAASIGGDIGSFHHNLLAHCAGRNWSLAGSVDQANRHMGRLDIRNNVVFNWDHRTTDGGAKEVQFVNNYYKPGPASRVFHVLMPERKWVGAFGPQDYYVKGNVMEGKYGAGDRYAGVKADNGDPIEGFISDEPFFEPYVATTSAKKAYHDVLADIGCNVPTLDKHDQRVIEEVRTGKTTYRGSVSGLPGLPDTQEDVGGWDDYPEVHRPADWDADGDGMPGEWEVSHGLDPDDASDGAADADGDGYTNLEDYLNSLVK encoded by the coding sequence ATGAAATTCGCTTCTTTGGCCGCGGTCGCCCTAGTCGCCTGCACCGCAACACTGCACGCAGCAGAGCCACTCCGCCTCGACCTCAGCGCCACGACGGGCCGGTCCGACGCGAAGACGTTCGGCTGGCAGAACTGGGAGATCGGTAGCGAGGAGGAGGCCTCGACAACTATCGGCACAGTTAAGGTCACGCTCCGCGGCGTCGGCGCGCCGCTCGAAGGCTTCTTGTACAAGCCCGGCCTCCCCAGCGGCGCGACTCTGGTCGCCGATGGCGTTCGGTGTCAGGGCGAAGCGATTGAGCTGATCATAGAAGGGTTGCCCGCCGGCCCGCACAGCCTCGCCGCGTTTCACAACGTCACCGGCGACGAGAAGCCCGCCGCTCTGCGGCTCAACGGCCCCAACGACACGGAAGCAACGGCGACCGCATCGACCAACGCCGAGACGAACAACGACGGCGCCGCGACCTATGTCAAGTTCGACGCCGCCGAAGGGGAACCCACGAAGCTCCGCCTCACCGCCGAGCAAGGTTCGCTTGTCCTCAATGCTCTGGAGATCGGCGCCGCCGATCCCGCCAAGCGCGCGGCGGCTCCTTCACCAGCCAATTGGGATGGCCACGTCGATGCTGAGTCGGGCGAAGTGATGCTCTCGTGGCGGCCCGTCAAAGGGGCGAAGTCTTATCGGCTCTACGTCGCGCACGACCGTGACCTCGCGGAAGCCAAGAGCCAAGCCAATGTCGCTGACGATTCTCAAGGTGAACTCGACAAGGCTGAGACAACCGTCTCCATTGCGGCAAGCGATAGCCTGACGAACCATGCTTGGCGCGTCGATACGGTGATGGAGGACGGCGAAGTCATCCACGGCGACGTCTGGACGTTCCGCGTCCGTCACCTCGCTTTCCCCGGCGCCGAGGGCTACGGCCGCTTCGCCCGCGGCGGCCGCGGCGGACGGGTTCTGCATGTCACTAATCTCGACGACGCGGGTCCGGGCAGTCTTCGCGATGCGGTCGAGGCCGAAGGGCCACGGACGATCGTCTTCGATGTGTCAGGCCGTATCGTGCTGAAGAGTCGGTTGATCATGCGAAACGATGAGCTCACGATCGCCGGTCAGACTGCGCCAGGCGATGGCGTTTGCCTCTCGGACTACAACCTCGGCGGCCTCGGCTGTGAGGACCTCATCGTGCGTTACATGCGAGTCCGCCCCGGCGATCCCTCGGGCAAGACGCTCGACGGCATGGGACTCGCCAGCTGCGACCACGCCATTGTCGATCACTGCTCGATCAGCTGGACGCAGGACGAGTCGTTCAGCTCGCGCGGCGCGAAGAACATCACGCTCCAGCGGACGCTGATCAGCGAGGCCCTCAACATCGCCGGCCACAAGAAGTACGAGAAGGGCAAGTCGCACGGCTTCGCGGCGAGCATCGGCGGCGACATCGGCAGCTTCCATCACAACCTGCTTGCCCACTGCGCGGGCCGCAACTGGTCGCTTGCCGGCAGCGTCGATCAAGCGAACCGCCACATGGGCCGGCTCGATATCCGCAACAACGTTGTCTTCAACTGGGATCACCGCACCACCGACGGCGGCGCCAAAGAGGTCCAGTTCGTCAATAACTACTACAAGCCCGGCCCCGCGTCGCGCGTGTTCCACGTGTTGATGCCCGAACGCAAGTGGGTAGGCGCCTTCGGTCCGCAGGACTACTACGTCAAGGGCAACGTCATGGAGGGCAAGTACGGCGCGGGCGACCGCTACGCCGGCGTGAAGGCCGACAACGGCGATCCAATCGAAGGTTTCATTTCCGACGAGCCGTTCTTCGAGCCGTATGTCGCGACCACTTCGGCCAAGAAGGCTTACCACGACGTGCTCGCCGACATCGGCTGCAATGTCCCGACGCTCGACAAGCACGACCAACGCGTCATCGAAGAGGTCCGCACGGGCAAGACGACTTACAGGGGGAGCGTCAGCGGCCTGCCGGGCCTCCCCGACACGCAAGAAGACGTCGGCGGCTGGGATGATTACCCCGAGGTCCATCGCCCCGCCGATTGGGACGCCGACGGGGACGGCATGCCCGGCGAGTGGGAAGTCTCCCACGGCCTCGACCCTGATGACGCGAGCGACGGCGCCGCGGACGCGGATGGCGATGGGTATACGAACCTTGAGGATTACCTCAACAGTCTCGTGAAGTGA
- the thrC gene encoding threonine synthase → MPAVQTKTDLAFQQCVMPSCGATYDVGEERTSCEECGALLDIAYDWDRLPVPGSLKDFEKKWARRNEPLERSGVWRFRELLPFAPDDKIVTIGEGQTPLHSSAGVADYIGLKPGNALLQYEGMNPSGSFKDNGMTAAFTHAHMIGAKRAACASTGNTSASLALYCGMSRLMQAVIFIGSGKISYGKLSQALDYGALTVQIAGDFDDAMHRVRQVSKQLGIYLVNSVNPFRLEGQKTIMLRVLESLNWEIPDWIVVPGGNLGNSSSFGKAFHELKQLGLIDRVPRVAIINAAGANTLNALYNELGVRWNGGAPDVSAIDSYYAELDASAKRADTIASAIEINRPVNLMKCLRALECCDGVVREATDQQMLDAKARIAANGLGCEPASAASVAGAKILCEQGVIDPDERVVCVLTGHQLKDPTATVAYHSSDQNEFNRVLGSRGVTTAAFANRAVQVENELDAIVRTIQLNS, encoded by the coding sequence ATGCCCGCTGTTCAGACCAAGACCGACCTGGCGTTCCAACAGTGCGTGATGCCCTCGTGCGGCGCCACCTACGACGTTGGCGAAGAGCGGACGAGCTGCGAGGAGTGCGGCGCGTTGCTCGACATCGCCTACGACTGGGACCGGCTCCCCGTCCCGGGTTCGCTCAAGGACTTCGAGAAGAAGTGGGCCCGCCGCAATGAGCCCCTGGAACGATCGGGCGTGTGGCGGTTCCGCGAGTTGCTGCCGTTCGCGCCGGACGACAAGATCGTCACGATCGGTGAAGGCCAGACGCCCCTCCATTCGTCGGCGGGCGTGGCGGACTACATCGGCCTCAAGCCGGGGAATGCGCTGCTGCAGTACGAGGGCATGAACCCGTCGGGCAGCTTCAAAGACAACGGCATGACCGCCGCCTTCACCCACGCCCACATGATCGGCGCCAAGCGCGCGGCGTGCGCCTCGACGGGCAACACCTCGGCGTCGCTCGCCCTGTACTGCGGCATGAGCCGGCTGATGCAGGCGGTGATCTTCATCGGCTCGGGCAAGATCAGCTACGGCAAGCTCTCGCAAGCGCTCGACTACGGCGCGCTCACGGTGCAGATCGCCGGCGACTTCGACGACGCTATGCACCGGGTGCGCCAGGTGTCGAAGCAACTCGGCATCTATCTCGTGAACAGCGTGAACCCGTTCCGGCTCGAGGGCCAGAAGACGATCATGCTGCGGGTGCTAGAGTCGCTCAACTGGGAAATCCCGGACTGGATCGTCGTCCCGGGCGGCAACCTGGGGAACTCCAGTTCTTTCGGAAAAGCCTTCCATGAGTTGAAGCAGTTAGGCCTAATCGATCGCGTCCCGCGGGTGGCGATTATTAACGCAGCCGGCGCCAACACGTTAAACGCCCTCTATAACGAGCTCGGAGTCCGCTGGAATGGCGGCGCGCCCGACGTGTCGGCCATCGACAGCTACTACGCCGAACTCGACGCCTCCGCCAAGCGCGCTGACACGATCGCCAGCGCGATCGAGATCAATCGCCCTGTAAACCTGATGAAATGCTTGCGAGCGTTGGAGTGCTGCGACGGTGTCGTCCGCGAAGCGACCGACCAGCAGATGCTCGACGCCAAGGCCCGCATCGCCGCCAACGGGCTGGGCTGCGAGCCGGCCTCGGCCGCGAGCGTCGCCGGCGCGAAGATCCTTTGCGAGCAGGGCGTCATCGATCCCGACGAGCGCGTGGTGTGCGTCTTGACGGGTCACCAACTGAAAGACCCCACCGCGACGGTCGCCTACCACTCGAGCGACCAGAACGAGTTCAACCGCGTCCTGGGGAGCCGCGGCGTGACGACCGCCGCGTTCGCCAACCGCGCGGTGCAGGTCGAGAACGAACTCGACGCGATCGTGCGGACGATTCAGCTCAACAGTTAG
- a CDS encoding signal peptidase II, translating into MSEGLDTQPVTLPPVAPNRYVAFALIASVGLAADLVTKAVVFSWPGKLTGQVYWLWEGYAGFQTSLNEGALFGLGFGHVPVFAAISVLAAIAIPVWLFVFRAANDWWLTASLGAVMAGVLGNLYDRLGLSGEVWPAFDPRAGETVYAVRDWILWQLNDEWRWPNFNLADAFLVVGAGVLFLRAMFEPTHARGGGSEPTAGRPAAE; encoded by the coding sequence ATGTCCGAGGGATTGGACACCCAACCCGTGACACTGCCGCCGGTGGCGCCGAACCGTTACGTCGCCTTTGCGCTGATCGCGTCGGTCGGGCTAGCGGCGGACCTTGTCACCAAGGCGGTCGTCTTCTCGTGGCCGGGTAAGCTCACGGGCCAGGTCTACTGGCTGTGGGAGGGGTACGCCGGCTTCCAGACCAGCCTCAACGAGGGCGCGCTGTTTGGCCTGGGATTTGGCCACGTGCCCGTCTTCGCGGCGATCAGCGTGCTCGCGGCGATCGCGATCCCGGTCTGGCTGTTCGTCTTCCGGGCCGCCAACGACTGGTGGCTGACCGCGTCGCTCGGTGCCGTGATGGCGGGCGTGTTGGGTAACCTCTACGACCGGCTTGGATTGTCGGGCGAGGTCTGGCCCGCCTTCGACCCCCGCGCCGGCGAGACGGTCTATGCGGTGCGCGACTGGATTCTCTGGCAGCTCAACGACGAGTGGCGTTGGCCCAATTTCAACCTTGCTGACGCGTTTCTTGTAGTCGGGGCTGGCGTGCTGTTCTTGCGGGCGATGTTCGAACCGACACACGCCAGGGGCGGCGGGTCCGAACCGACCGCGGGCCGGCCGGCCGCTGAGTGA
- a CDS encoding outer membrane protein assembly factor BamB family protein: MPAAAPVEEKAAAAPPRTWPVVVLLVLMALTRFAPQLLDDNGPPWVWIVAAMGPPIGALLIGLWWMLFSRTKSWDRALLFFGMIGAFALTLAVMHPTMLGPGVLVMTIPIGGVLFALAAILTRELPSFRRTMIVLACGAVGMATSTLVRSDGMWGNFLLGVDWRWTTTSEERIVAYAADREAKQVDAASVAESLGDIRWPGFRGPDRDSKQHGPAIATDWDQTPPELLWKAPAGPGWSSFAVAGKLLFTQEQRDQAETIVCYDADSGKEIWTRAFEGRFDDPLGGPGPRATPTLADGGLFVQGATGIVACLDAATGEVIWRRDLQEEADRKPPMWGFSGSPLVVDSLVIVYAGGDGDKGVLAFDATTGEPRWGAPAGELAYTSPQLATVAGKRVVMSLSNTGLDLLDPATGELVLRHDWPIDVHRSVQPQVLGDADIVIPSELGKGTRRIHVEEKEGTLVDEVVWTSRSLKPDFNDFVIYEDHAYGFDGRILVCVKLADGKQAWKGGRYGKGQVLLLADAGLLLVVSEQGELVLLEATPERRVELSKFQALDGKTWNHPVVDGDRLYVRNSQEAAAYRLPLAESGEEIVVR, translated from the coding sequence ATGCCTGCCGCCGCGCCCGTTGAGGAAAAAGCTGCCGCCGCGCCGCCACGCACCTGGCCGGTCGTCGTGCTGCTGGTGTTGATGGCGCTGACGCGGTTCGCGCCGCAGCTCTTGGACGACAACGGCCCGCCGTGGGTCTGGATTGTCGCCGCGATGGGGCCGCCGATCGGCGCCCTGTTGATTGGGCTGTGGTGGATGCTCTTCAGCCGCACGAAGAGCTGGGACCGAGCGCTGCTCTTTTTCGGCATGATCGGCGCCTTCGCGCTGACGCTCGCGGTGATGCATCCGACGATGCTCGGGCCGGGCGTGCTGGTGATGACGATCCCGATCGGCGGCGTCCTCTTCGCGTTGGCCGCCATCTTGACGCGCGAGCTCCCCTCATTCCGCCGCACCATGATCGTGCTCGCCTGCGGCGCTGTTGGGATGGCGACCTCGACGCTGGTGCGCAGCGACGGCATGTGGGGCAACTTTCTGTTGGGCGTCGACTGGCGGTGGACGACAACCAGCGAAGAGCGCATCGTCGCCTACGCCGCCGACCGCGAGGCGAAGCAGGTCGATGCGGCGAGCGTGGCGGAGTCTCTCGGCGACATCCGCTGGCCCGGCTTCCGCGGCCCCGACCGCGACAGCAAGCAGCACGGCCCGGCGATCGCGACCGACTGGGACCAGACGCCCCCCGAGCTGCTCTGGAAGGCGCCGGCGGGGCCGGGTTGGTCGTCGTTCGCCGTCGCCGGCAAGCTGCTCTTTACGCAAGAGCAACGCGACCAGGCCGAGACCATCGTCTGCTACGACGCCGACTCGGGCAAAGAGATTTGGACCCGCGCGTTCGAGGGCCGTTTCGACGACCCCCTCGGCGGCCCCGGCCCGCGGGCGACGCCGACGCTCGCCGACGGCGGGCTCTTCGTGCAAGGCGCCACTGGAATCGTGGCGTGCCTCGACGCGGCGACCGGCGAGGTGATCTGGCGCCGAGACCTGCAAGAAGAGGCCGACCGCAAGCCGCCGATGTGGGGCTTTAGCGGCTCGCCACTGGTGGTCGATTCGCTTGTGATCGTCTACGCCGGCGGCGACGGCGACAAAGGCGTCCTCGCCTTCGATGCGACGACCGGCGAGCCACGCTGGGGCGCGCCCGCCGGCGAGCTGGCGTACACGTCCCCCCAACTGGCGACCGTCGCCGGCAAACGCGTCGTGATGAGTCTCAGCAACACGGGCCTCGACCTGCTCGACCCGGCAACCGGCGAGCTGGTTTTACGCCACGACTGGCCCATCGATGTCCACCGCAGCGTCCAGCCGCAAGTGCTCGGCGACGCCGACATCGTCATCCCGTCCGAACTCGGCAAAGGGACACGACGCATCCACGTCGAAGAAAAGGAAGGCACGCTCGTTGATGAAGTGGTTTGGACTTCGCGCTCGTTGAAGCCCGACTTCAACGACTTCGTTATTTACGAGGACCACGCCTACGGTTTCGACGGCAGGATTCTTGTCTGCGTCAAACTCGCCGACGGCAAGCAAGCCTGGAAAGGCGGCCGCTACGGCAAAGGCCAAGTGCTGTTGCTCGCAGACGCAGGCCTCCTGCTGGTCGTCAGCGAGCAAGGCGAGCTCGTCCTGCTCGAAGCCACGCCCGAGCGCCGCGTCGAGCTCAGTAAGTTCCAGGCCCTCGACGGCAAGACGTGGAACCACCCCGTCGTCGATGGCGATCGGCTCTACGTCCGCAACTCGCAAGAGGCGGCGGCGTATCGGCTGCCCCTGGCGGAGTCGGGCGAGGAAATCGTCGTGCGATAG
- a CDS encoding MotA/TolQ/ExbB proton channel family protein produces the protein MMPPITSIANWLLRLPLLWGGLATLAFYAAMQGGMIGSPILARYCALHPVEVTSMLLFFVAMAALAIRLTAVLAHLGATRVEPLGPTPAEGQSVGEAPQLLAKLDSLSGPLQRTPLVRRLRAALGYVVNVGSGDTLESHLEHLAQVDRDKAAAGYTLPKLMRAMLPIVGMLGTIVGITMAIAQLSPESLEESLDQVMASLAVAFDTTAQAMVLMLITWFGVYVVESTEERLLDEVDRVTAKQLIGRFQQFGSQKDPNVAAIRRMSEQVIESVEQLTHSQALTWQILMDDMQERWLNATSSAGELLTTTLANGLREGLKDHATGLTSGVELQLNSLAQSLNKQQSLVADAVKTQLVSLERLQKEHAQRLHETSEVQTGRLVTSADGLLGNLRDGLERMAELLVEALQKHGETLTEAENELASENRRHLSEVEAAMGEAMVIAADRQEKLVRQSEAVLREMQQALVSAAGATIDQQKELVKQGEVLLKVVDSTGHVQRLEETLNRNLSSLGRAHNFEETLMNLSAAIQLLSARVGRESSAPKAITPSPSTVQQHKAA, from the coding sequence ATGATGCCCCCGATCACTTCGATAGCAAACTGGCTGCTGAGGCTGCCCCTCCTTTGGGGTGGGCTCGCTACCCTGGCGTTCTACGCGGCAATGCAGGGCGGCATGATCGGCTCGCCGATCCTCGCCCGATACTGCGCATTGCATCCGGTCGAAGTGACCTCGATGCTGCTGTTCTTCGTCGCCATGGCGGCGCTCGCGATCCGCCTGACAGCGGTGCTCGCCCACCTCGGCGCTACACGTGTCGAGCCGCTGGGCCCAACGCCCGCTGAGGGTCAGTCCGTTGGCGAGGCGCCACAACTGTTGGCGAAGCTCGATTCGCTTTCCGGACCATTGCAACGAACGCCGCTTGTTCGACGTTTGCGTGCCGCTCTAGGCTACGTCGTCAACGTCGGCTCGGGTGACACGTTAGAATCGCACCTTGAGCACCTCGCGCAAGTCGATCGAGACAAAGCCGCTGCCGGCTACACGTTGCCCAAGCTCATGCGGGCGATGCTGCCGATCGTCGGCATGCTGGGCACGATCGTCGGCATCACGATGGCGATCGCCCAGCTCTCGCCCGAGAGCCTCGAGGAGTCCCTCGACCAGGTGATGGCGTCGCTCGCCGTCGCCTTCGACACGACCGCTCAAGCGATGGTGCTGATGCTCATCACCTGGTTCGGTGTCTACGTCGTGGAAAGCACCGAAGAACGCCTACTCGACGAGGTCGATCGTGTCACGGCTAAGCAACTGATCGGCCGCTTCCAGCAATTCGGGTCGCAGAAGGACCCCAATGTCGCTGCGATCCGCCGCATGAGCGAGCAGGTGATCGAGTCGGTCGAGCAATTGACCCACAGCCAAGCGCTGACTTGGCAGATCCTCATGGACGACATGCAGGAACGCTGGCTCAACGCGACGTCCTCGGCAGGCGAGCTACTTACCACCACCCTGGCGAACGGCCTGCGGGAGGGTCTCAAAGACCACGCCACCGGCCTCACCTCGGGGGTCGAGTTGCAGCTAAACAGCTTGGCGCAATCGCTCAACAAGCAGCAGTCGCTAGTCGCAGACGCCGTCAAGACGCAGCTCGTCTCGCTCGAACGGCTCCAAAAAGAACACGCCCAGCGACTGCATGAAACCAGCGAGGTACAAACCGGACGACTCGTCACTAGCGCCGATGGCCTGCTCGGCAATCTCCGCGACGGCCTCGAGCGGATGGCCGAACTGCTCGTCGAAGCCCTGCAGAAGCACGGCGAGACGCTCACCGAGGCCGAGAACGAGCTGGCGAGCGAGAACCGCCGCCACCTCTCGGAAGTCGAAGCGGCGATGGGCGAGGCGATGGTGATCGCCGCCGATCGCCAAGAGAAACTCGTCCGCCAGAGCGAAGCGGTCCTCCGCGAAATGCAACAAGCGCTGGTCTCCGCCGCCGGCGCGACCATCGACCAACAGAAGGAACTCGTCAAACAAGGCGAGGTGCTTCTGAAGGTTGTCGATTCGACCGGGCACGTCCAGCGGCTCGAAGAGACGCTCAACCGCAACCTGTCTTCGCTCGGTCGCGCCCACAACTTCGAAGAGACGCTTATGAACCTCTCGGCGGCGATTCAGCTGCTCAGCGCCCGCGTCGGGCGTGAGTCGAGCGCCCCGAAAGCGATCACCCCCTCGCCGTCGACCGTTCAGCAGCACAAGGCCGCATGA